One Capsicum annuum cultivar UCD-10X-F1 chromosome 2, UCD10Xv1.1, whole genome shotgun sequence genomic window carries:
- the LOC124896283 gene encoding uncharacterized mitochondrial protein AtMg00820-like, translated as MVVRSKTNSLKSKPLITSRHSLSPDPSHIPEPATYHQASKYPECNHAMQAEFLALMRNKTWTLVPPPLNSNIVGCKWVYRVKRKVDGSIERHKARLVAKYFHQEEGVDYFDTFSPVVKPITIRLVLSLAVTNKHIRDLLRRTNMADAKPISSSAESGSRLTLSGDTCLYRSIVGAL; from the exons ATGGTTGTTCGAAGTAAAACTAATTCCTTAAAATCAAAACCTCTTATAACATCTCGACATTCTCTTTCTCCTGATCCCTCGCACATTCCAGAACCAGCAACATATCATCAAGCCTCCAAATATCCTGAATGCAATCATGCTATGCAGGCAGAATTTTTAGCCCTTATGCGAAATAAAACTTGGACATTGGTTCCACCACCGCTTAATTCTAACATTGTTGGTTGTAAATGGGTCTACAGGGTTAAGAGGAAAGTTGATGGATCTATTGAACGTCACAAAGCTCGTCTTGTGGCAAAATATTTTCACCAAGAAGAGGGTGTTGATTACTTTGATACTTTCAGTCCCGTTGTTAAGCCTATAACTATTCGGCTTGTTTTGTCTTTAGCTGTGACAAATAA GCACATTCGTGACTTACTTCGTCGAACTAACATGGCTGATGCAAAGCCTATCTCTAGTTCGGCTGAATCTGGATCAAGACTTACTCTTTCTGGTGATACTTGTTTATACCGTTCTATTGTTGGTGCACTTTAA
- the LOC107859552 gene encoding pentatricopeptide repeat-containing protein At4g21170, which yields MTIASRALFIFQKSITIATTTLTTTQKPQNWRTQFKQTQLVSQISSILLQRRTNHWPSLLKNLKLSPFLFLQILHSTQTNPQVSLNFFHYAKNNLDFQPDAKVLCTLVYVLLGSGLSKPAKPILDSLIQTHPPAQIVGSLIQSLKESEICVQSTVWSSVLECYCSKVLFLEALQVYQILRDCGYLVSVNCCNKLLSLLLSKNELRLGWCCYGSIIRNGVQENVVTWSLIAQMLCKDKKFEQIVRILEKGVCSPVMYNLLIDGYSKRGDFEAAFGYLNDMRKKCIDPTFSTLSSILDGACKYQNAEVIESVMSSMVVKGYLPKDVTPDYDSVIRKFSDMGKIYAAELFFREASNKKIKLQDNTYGSMLRAFSKEGRAEDAIWMYNIILERKIFTSDKCYSAFMSVLCNVNSSLEVSGLLKDLIGRGFVPPISQVSKFIVSLCEKHKWKEAEELLNVIFQRGLQFESFCCCSLVRHYCFSRRIDSAVSLHTELERLGVALDVETYGILLDRLFKLRRHEEALRIFNYMRTHDMLSSESFSIMIRGLCQEKEFRKAMRLHDEMLKLGLKPDKKAYKRLISGFG from the coding sequence ATGACCATTGCCTCTAGAGCTCTCTTTATCTTCCAAAAATCAATCACAATAGCAACAACCACTCTAACAACAACACAAAAGCCTCAAAATTGGAGAACCCAATTCAAACAAACTCAATTAGTTTCCCAAATTTCTTCCATTCTCTTACAAAGACGAACAAATCACTGGCCTTCACTTCTCAAAAACCTCAaactttctccatttctcttcctTCAAATCCTCCACAGCACCCAAACTAACCCACAAGTTTCTCTAAACTTCTTCCATTATGCCAAGAACAATCTTGATTTCCAACCTGATGCTAAAGTTCTTTGTACACTGGTGTATGTACTTCTCGGGTCCGGACTATCCAAACCCGCAAAACCCATCTTGGATTCTCTCATTCAAACACACCCACCAGCCCAAATTGTCGGTTCCTTGATTCAGTCATTGAAAGAGTCTGAAATTTGTGTTCAGTCTACAGTGTGGAGCTCAGTTCTTGAATGTTATTGTAGTAAAGTTTTGTTCTTGGAAGCTCTTCAGGTTTATCAGATACTTAGAGATTGTGGTTATTTGGTGTCTGTTAATTGTTGTAATAAGTTGCTTAGTTTACTGCTTAGTAAGAATGAGTTAAGACTGGGTTGGTGTTGTTATGGTTCGATTATTCGTAATGGGGTTCAGGAGAATGTGGTTACATGGTCTTTAATTGCTCAAATGCTTTGTAAAGATAAGAAGTTTGAGCAAATTGTTCGTATTCTAGAGAAGGGGGTTTGTAGTCCTGTTATGTATAATCTACTTATAGACGGTTACTCGAAGAGAGGGGATTTTGAAGCTGCATTTGGTTATTTAAATGATATGCGTAAGAAATGTATTGATCCTACCTTTAGCACTCTTAGCTCAATTCTTGATGGTGCTTGCAAATATCAAAATGCCGAGGTGATTGAATCAGTGATGAGTTCCATGGTGGTAAAAGGATATCTCCCGAAAGATGTGACACCGGACTATGATTCTGTGATTCGGAAGTTTTCTGATATGGGGAAAATATATGCAGCTGAGTTGTTTTTCAGGGAAGCTTCTAATAAAAAGATTAAACTACAAGACAATACTTATGGCTCGATGCTAAGGGCGTTCTCCAAGGAAGGTAGAGCTGAAGATGCTATTTGGATGTACAACATTATACTTGAGAGAAAAATATTTACTAGTGACAAATGCTATAGTGCCTTCATGAGTGTCCTATGCAATGTAAATTCATCACTGGAAGTTAGCGGCTTGTTGAAAGACTTGATAGGGAGGGGATTCGTTCCTCCCATATCTCAAGTATCTAAATTTATAGTTTCTCTGTGTGAAAAGCATAAGTGGAAAGAAGCTGAGGAGCTTCTGAATGTAATTTTTCAAAGAGGACTTCAGTTTGAATCTTTTTGTTGTTGCTCTTTGGTGCGGCACTATTGCTTTAGCAGAAGGATTGATTCTGCCGTCTCTTTACATACTGAACTAGAGAGACTTGGTGTTGCTTTAGATGTAGAGACCTATGGTATATTACTTGACAGATTGTTTAAATTAAGACGGCATGAAGAAGCTCTAAGGATCTTCAATTACATGAGAACTCATGACATGTTAAGCAGTGAAAGTTTTTCAATCATGATAAGAGGGTTATGTCAGGAAAAGGAATTTAGAAAAGCAATGAGATTGCATGATGAGATGTTGAAATTGGGGCTTAAACCCGACAAAAAAGCATATAAGCGTTTGATTTCTGGGTTTGGCTAA
- the LOC107861255 gene encoding probable dolichyl-diphosphooligosaccharide--protein glycosyltransferase subunit 3B: protein MKTSIKLSRMAISPIHAPLLPITLLFLLSPIITHSNDLHSELIHLRSKSLLGLIHLKDNLLQRILSIPSPKPFSSLIFFDARQLHAKSENSIPSVKYEFSLLSSSYLTNNPGNNTHIFFFIIEFEESKSSFEFFDVKSIPHVRLVPVRVDDVKKDCVRMGASGFSMGAVSMKEFVETNANVYVGPIHTRPVIPKKMMMVIGAGFLIWSPYLVKRFVIGNTILQDKYVWMSGSILVYFFSVAGTMFTIIRKAPLFLMDRNDPAGKSIMFYQGAGMQLGAEGFAVGFLYTIVGLLLAFMTHVSVRLKNKGTQNLLMALGLFVSFWAVQKVIYLNNWKTGYGIHPYWPSRWK, encoded by the coding sequence ATGAAAACCTCCATCAAATTATCAAGAATGGCGATCTCTCCAATCCATGCTCCTCTTCTGCCCATCACCCTCCTCTTTCTCCTCTCACCCATCATCACCCATTCTAATGACTTACACTCTGAGCTCATCCATCTCCGATCAAAATCTCTTCTCGGCTTAATCCACCTCAAAGACAATCTTCTCCAACGCATCCTCTCTATCCCTTCCCCTAAACCATTCTCCTCTCTCATCTTCTTCGATGCCCGACAACTCCATGCTAAGTCCGAGAATTCTATTCCCAGTGTCAAATACGAGTTCTCTCTTCTCTCCTCTTCTTATCTCACCAACAACCCCGGAAACAATACTCAtatattcttcttcattatcGAGTTTGAGGAGTCTAAGTCGTCTTTTGAGTTTTTCGATGTTAAGTCTATACCACATGTTCGGTTAGTGCCTGTTCGTGTGGATGATGTTAAGAAAGATTGTGTACGAATGGGTGCTTCTGGGTTTTCTATGGGAGCTGTGTCGATGAAGGAGTTTGTGGAGACGAATGCGAATGTTTATGTAGGCCCGATTCATACACGTCCGGTTATTCCGAAGAAAATGATGATGGTTATTGGTGCTGGATTCTTGATTTGGAGTCCGTATTTGGTGAAAAGGTTTGTTATTGGAAATACAATTTTGCAGGATAAGTATGTGTGGATGAGCGGATCGATTCTCGTCTACTTTTTCAGTGTTGCAGGGACAATGTTTACTATAATTAGGAAAGCACCTTTGTTTTTGATGGATAGAAATGATCCAGCAGGGAAGTCGATTATGTTTTACCAAGGAGCTGGGATGCAGTTAGGAGCTGAAGGTTTTGCTGTTGGATTCTTGTACACGATCGTTGGATTGTTGTTGGCATTTATGACTCATGTTTCGGTTCGTTTGAAGAACAAGGGAACACAGAACTTGCTGATGGCTTTAGGGCTCTTCGTTTCGTTTTGGGCTGTACAGAAGGTCATTTACTTGAATAATTGGAAGACTGGCTATGGAATTCATCCTTATTGGCCTTCAAGATGGAAGTGA
- the LOC107859555 gene encoding nuclear transport factor 2B: MEEQTEMVGRAFVDHYYNLFDNDRSSIGALYQPSSMFSFEGQKLLGSEDICAKLNELPFGQCRHVISTIDSQPSSFTGGIIVFVSGSIQLLGEDHPLRFSQMFHLIPTVEGSFFVQNDIFRLNYG, translated from the exons ATGGAAGAACAAACAGAAATGGTAGGAAGAGCATTTGTGGATCACTACTACAATCTTTTTGACAATGATCGATCATCGATTGGTGCTCTCTATCAACCAAGCTCCATGTTCTCATTTGAGGGCCAAAAGTTGCTGGGAAGTGAAGATATCTGTGCTAAGCTTAATGAGTTGCCTTTTGGACAATGCCGTCATGTGATTAGCACCATCGATTCTCAACCTTCCTCCTTTACCGGAGGGATCATAGTCTTTGTCAGTGGTAGCATTCAACTTCTTGGAGAGGACCATCCCCTGAGGTTTAGTCAG ATGTTTCACTTGATCCCAACTGTGGAAGGAAGCTTCTTTGTGCAGAATGACATATTTCGCCTCAACTATGGCTAG
- the LOC107859554 gene encoding pectinesterase: MGTKSSQPLLDSPKTKSSFSTKALYVLLSLAAIVGSVGLISIWAFSGTTSPSISLTAHVCDTAHDQPSCLAMVSEVAPAGLMDAKTVDILKMVLHKSSLRINEMIDLASNVNVRINDGKEQAALADCLELMDLSRDRLMDSMMGLGNLSAQAHFDVHSWLSSILTNHVTCMDGLNGQARSIMEPMLNDLIARARTSLALMVAIAPTKTDNNVQTVADELPSWVSAKDRRLLQLSANAIAANVVVAKDGSGKYKSVKEAVASAPDNSKTRYVIHVKKGIYKENVEIGKKKKNIMLVGDGMDATIITGSLNAVDGTTTFKSATVAAVGDGFIAQDLRFQNTAGPQKHQAVALRVGADFSVINRCKMDAFQDTLYTHTLRQFYRDCYITGTVDFIFGNAAVVFQNCKLAARKPMSGQKNMVTAQGREDPNQNTGTSIQKCDIIPSSDLGAVKGSVKTYLGRPWKEYSRTVFMQSNIGDHIDPAGWSEWKGDFALKTLYYGEYMNKGPGAGTSNRVKWPGYHKALTTAEAMKFTVAQLIQGAAWLKSTGVAYTDGL, encoded by the exons ATGGGTACCAAGTCCTCTCAACCACTGTTGGATTCTCCCAAAACAAAATCCTCCTTTTCTACTAAAGCTCTTTATGTGCTTCTCTCCTTAGCTGCTATCGTGGGCTCAGTTGGATTAATTTCAATCTGGGCCTTCAGTGGCACTACTAGCCCATCAATTTCCTTGACAGCCCATGTTTGTGATACGGCCCATGATCAGCCATCTTGTTTGGCCATGGTGTCTGAGGTTGCACCTGCTGGTTTGATGGATGCAAAAACAGTGGATATATTAAAGATGGTTTTACATAAATCGTCGTTGAGAATCAATGAGATGATCGATTTGGCCAGCAATGTGAACGTTCGGATCAACGATGGGAAGGAGCAAGCAGCTCTAGCAGATTGCCTAGAGTTGATGGATTTGTCAAGGGATAGATTGATGGACTCCATGATGGGGCTAGGGAACCTATCGGCCCAAGCCCACTTTGATGTCCATTCATGGCTAAGTAGCATTCTCACCAACCATGTTACTTGCATGGATGGACTGAATGGCCAGGCTCGGTCCATTATGGAGCCCATGTTGAATGATTTGATAGCAAGAGCAAGGACTTCCTTGGCCTTGATGGTTGCAATTGCACCAACAAAGACTGATAATAATGTTCAAACAGTTGCTGATGAATTGCCATCATGGGTTAGTGCTAAAGACAGAAGGCTGTTGCAACTTTCAGCAAATGCTATAGCGGCCAATGTTGTAGTGGCTAAAGATGGTAGTGGAAAATACAAGAGTGTAAAAGAAGCAGTTGCGTCTGCTCCAGATAATAGCAAGACTCGATATGTTATTCACGTGAAAAAAGgaatttataaagaaaatgttgagattgggaaaaagaagaagaatattatgcTTGTAGGTGATGGCATGGATGCAACCATTATCACTGGAAGCTTGAATGCTGTGGATGGCACAACAACATTCAAATCTGCAACTGTTG CTGCTGTTGGGGATGGATTCATAGCCCAAGATTTACGGTTCCAAAACACGGCAGGACCACAAAAGCACCAAGCAGTGGCCCTTCGTGTTGGAGCTGATTTCTCTGTCATCAACCGTTGCAAAATGGATGCATTCCAGGATACCCTCTACACCCACACACTCCGTCAATTTTATAGAGATTGTTATATCACTGGCACTGTCGATTTCATCTTTGGTAACGCAGCAGTTGTGTTCCAAAACTGCAAACTCGCTGCCCGCAAGCCCATGAGTGGACAGAAAAACATGGTTACCGCCCAAGGTCGTGAAGATCCAAACCAAAACACTGGAACTTCAATCCAGAAGTGTGACATTATTCCTAGCTCGGACCTTGGGGCAGTGAAAGGGTCCGTGAAGACATATTTGGGCCGACCATGGAAAGAGTATTCGCGGACTGTGTTCATGCAGTCAAATATTGGAGACCATATTGATCCAGCAGGTTGGTCGGAATGGAAAGGTGATTTTGCATTGAAAACATTGTATTATGGTGAGTACATGAACAAAGGGCCCGGTGCTGGAACCAGTAATAGAGTGAAATGGCCTGGTTATCATAAGGCCTTAACTACAGCAGAGGCGATGAAATTCACTGTGGCTCAGCTGATTCAAGGAGCAGCTTGGTTAAAATCCACCGGTGTCGCTTACACTGATGGGTTGTGA
- the LOC107859553 gene encoding pectinesterase, translating into MHTNSSQPLLNSPKIKSYSSTKALYVLLSLAAIVGSVGLISIWAINGTSSPSISLTAHVCDTAHDQPSCLAMVSEVAPAGLMDTKTVNLLKMVLHKSSLRINEMIDLASNVNVRINDGKEQAALADCLELMDLSRDRLMDSMMGLGNLSAQAHFDVHSWLSSILTNHVTCMDGLNGQARSIMEPILNDLIARARTSLALMVAVAPPKTDNNVQTVIDELPSWVSAKDRRLLQLSANAIAANVVVAKDGTGKYKTVKEAVASAPDNSKTRYVIHVKKGTYKENVEIGKTKKNIMLVGDGMDATIITGSLNVVDGSTTFKSATVAAVGDGFIAQDLQFQNTAGPQKHQAVALRVGADLSVINRCKIDAFQDTLYTHTLRQFYRDCYITGTVDFIFGNSAVVFQNSKLAARKPMTGQKNMVTAQGREDPNQNTGTSIQNCDIIPSPDLAPVKGSFKTYLGRPWKAYSRTVFMQSNIGDHIDPAGWSEWDGDFALKTLYYGEYMNKGPGAGISKRVSWPGYHKALTTAEATKFTVVQLIQGGSWLKSTGVAYTEGL; encoded by the exons ATGCATACTAATTCCTCTCAGCCATTGTTGAATTCACCCAAAATAAAATCCTACTCTTCTACTAAAGCTCTCTATGTGCTTCTTTCCTTAGCAGCTATTGTGGGCTCAGTTGGATTAATTTCAATCTGGGCCATCAATGGTACTTCTAGCCCATCAATTTCCTTGACAGCCCATGTTTGTGATACGGCACATGATCAGCCGTCCTGTTTGGCCATGGTGTCTGAGGTTGCACCTGCTGGTTTGATGGATACAAAAACAGTGAATTTATTAAAGATGGTTTTACATAAATCGTCATTGAGAATCAATGAGATGATCGATTTGGCCAGCAATGTGAACGTTCGGATCAACGATGGGAAGGAGCAAGCAGCTCTAGCAGATTGCCTAGAGTTGATGGATTTGTCAAGGGATAGATTGATGGACTCCATGATGGGGCTTGGGAACCTATCGGCCCAAGCCCACTTTGATGTCCATTCATGGCTAAGTAGCATTCTCACCAACCATGTTACTTGCATGGATGGGCTGAATGGCCAGGCCCGGTCCATTATGGAGCCCATATTGAATGATTTGATAGCAAGAGCAAGGACTTCATTGGCCTTGATGGTTGCAGTTGCACCACCAAAGACTGATAATAATGTCCAAACAGTTATTGATGAATTGCCATCATGGGTTAGTGCTAAAGACAGAAGGCTGTTGCAACTTTCAGCAAATGCTATAGCGGCCAATGTTGTAGTGGCTAAAGATGGTACTGGAAAATACAAGACTGTGAAAGAAGCAGTTGCGTCTGCTCCAGATAATAGCAAGACTCGATATGTTATTCACGTGAAAAAAGGAACTTATAAAGAAAATGTTGAGATTgggaaaacaaagaagaatattatgCTTGTGGGTGATGGCATGGATGCAACCATTATCACTGGCAGCTTGAATGTTGTGGATGGCTCAACAACCTTCAAATCTGCAACTGTTG CTGCTGTTGGAGATGGATTCATAGCACAAGATTTACAGTTCCAAAACACAGCAGGACCACAAAAGCACCAAGCAGTGGCCCTTCGTGTTGGAGCTGATCTATCTGTCATCAATCGTTGCAAAATAGATGCATTCCAGGACACCCTCTACACCCACACTCTCCGTCAATTCTACAGAGATTGTTACATCACTGGCACTGTCGATTTCATCTTTGGTAACTCAGCAGTTGTGTTCCAAAACTCTAAACTCGCAGCCAGAAAGCCCATGACAGGACAGAAAAACATGGTTACCGCCCAAGGCCGTGAAGATCCAAACCAGAACACTGGAACATCAATCCAGAACTGTGACATTATTCCTAGCCCGGACCTTGCACCAGTGAAAGGGTCCTTCAAGACATATTTGGGCCGACCTTGGAAAGCGTATTCACGAACTGTGTTCATGCAGTCCAATATTGGAGATCATATTGATCCAGCAGGTTGGTCAGAATGGGATGGTGATTTTGCATTGAAAACATTGTATTATGGTGAGTACATGAACAAAGGGCCTGGTGCTGGAATTAGTAAGAGAGTGAGCTGGCCTGGTTATCACAAGGCCTTAACTACAGCAGAGGCGACGAAATTCACTGTGGTTCAGCTGATTCAAGGAGGATCATGGCTAAAATCCACTGGTGTGGCTTACACTGAGGGGTTGTGA